Proteins found in one Serinicoccus marinus DSM 15273 genomic segment:
- a CDS encoding HAD-IA family hydrolase → MTGPSAGRRVLTEERFAAVLLDSDSTLVDSAAAVRRSWVAWARRFGVPAERLGETHGMPSRQTIARLDRELDLGLDLELAGAVFDEIELNDLHDVVALPGALDALVALGDRAAVVTSADRALASARLRAAGLPEPEVLVCSDDVERGKPDPAPYREAAARMGADPAACLVVEDSPAGLRSGRSAGAATLALLTTTPRDQLGEADLVVPDLSRVRLGVDAGGSWLVPRA, encoded by the coding sequence GTGACGGGCCCTTCCGCGGGCCGGCGGGTGCTGACCGAGGAGCGCTTCGCGGCCGTCCTGCTCGACAGCGACAGCACCCTCGTGGACTCGGCGGCGGCCGTGCGGCGCAGCTGGGTGGCCTGGGCGCGCCGCTTCGGCGTCCCCGCCGAGCGGCTCGGCGAGACGCACGGGATGCCGAGCCGGCAGACCATCGCCCGCCTGGACCGGGAACTCGACCTCGGGCTCGACCTCGAGCTCGCCGGTGCGGTCTTCGACGAGATCGAGCTCAACGACCTGCACGACGTGGTGGCGCTGCCGGGCGCCCTCGACGCGCTGGTCGCGCTCGGGGACCGGGCCGCGGTGGTGACCTCGGCCGACCGGGCCCTGGCGTCGGCGCGGCTGCGGGCCGCCGGGCTGCCCGAGCCCGAGGTGCTGGTCTGCTCCGACGACGTGGAGCGCGGCAAGCCCGACCCGGCCCCCTACCGGGAGGCAGCCGCCAGGATGGGCGCGGACCCGGCCGCCTGCCTCGTGGTGGAGGACTCGCCGGCCGGGCTGCGCTCCGGCCGGTCGGCCGGTGCCGCCACCCTGGCGCTGCTCACCACCACCCCGCGGGACCAGCTCGGGGAGGCGGACCTCGTCGTGCCCGACCTCTCCCGGGTGCGCCTCGGCGTCGACGCCGGGGGTTCCTGGCTCGTCCCCCGCGCCTGA
- a CDS encoding AGE family epimerase/isomerase: MSPGSAGRPVPGGRDYRRARRAELLRFARGSRVPAGFGYLDDEGAVDPDRPVELYVTCRMTHVFALGLLAGEPPAPGGPGREELADLAAHGLAALLDGPLRDTEHDGWFAAVRDGSVETATKQAYAHAFVVLAASTAGTAGIPRAEELLETALAVQERRFWDEEQGMVVEEWDASWSELDAYRGINSAMHTVEAYLAAWAAGAGPRWRERALRIAGRVVGWARQRSWRIPEHFDADWTPLPEHHADRPADPFRPYGATVGHGLEWSRLLVTLATTGERTEAALLEAGVQLADRAVADGWAADGQEGFVYTTDWEGRPVVQERMHWVLTEAIATSTVLHWVTGEVRHAVDLERWWRYADRYLVDADGRSWRHELDRHNRPSARTWPGRPDAYHAYQASLVADVPGAASFAAGVAAWAR, encoded by the coding sequence GTGAGCCCCGGAAGCGCCGGTCGTCCCGTCCCGGGCGGACGGGACTACCGGCGCGCCCGGCGCGCCGAGCTGCTGCGGTTCGCGCGGGGCTCCCGGGTGCCCGCGGGCTTCGGCTACCTCGACGACGAGGGAGCGGTGGACCCGGATCGTCCGGTCGAGCTCTACGTCACCTGCCGGATGACCCACGTCTTCGCGCTCGGTCTCCTGGCCGGTGAGCCCCCGGCGCCCGGGGGTCCGGGCCGGGAGGAGCTGGCCGACCTGGCGGCGCACGGCCTGGCGGCGCTGCTGGACGGCCCGCTGCGGGACACCGAGCACGACGGCTGGTTCGCCGCGGTGCGCGACGGGTCGGTCGAGACCGCCACGAAGCAGGCCTACGCCCACGCCTTCGTGGTGCTGGCCGCGAGCACCGCGGGCACGGCCGGCATCCCTCGTGCCGAGGAGCTGCTGGAGACGGCGCTCGCCGTCCAGGAGCGACGCTTCTGGGACGAGGAGCAGGGGATGGTGGTGGAGGAGTGGGACGCGTCCTGGTCCGAGCTGGACGCCTACCGCGGCATCAACTCCGCCATGCACACGGTCGAGGCCTACCTGGCCGCCTGGGCCGCCGGCGCCGGACCCCGGTGGCGGGAGCGGGCGCTGCGCATCGCCGGCCGGGTCGTCGGGTGGGCCAGGCAACGCTCCTGGCGCATCCCCGAGCACTTCGACGCCGACTGGACGCCGCTGCCCGAGCACCACGCCGACCGCCCCGCCGACCCGTTCCGCCCCTACGGCGCGACCGTGGGGCACGGGCTGGAGTGGTCGCGGCTCCTCGTGACGCTGGCCACCACCGGCGAGCGGACCGAGGCCGCCCTGCTGGAGGCCGGGGTGCAGCTGGCCGACCGCGCGGTGGCCGACGGCTGGGCCGCCGACGGTCAGGAGGGCTTCGTCTACACCACCGACTGGGAGGGCCGGCCCGTCGTGCAGGAACGGATGCACTGGGTCCTCACCGAGGCCATCGCCACCTCGACCGTGCTCCACTGGGTCACCGGCGAGGTGCGGCACGCCGTCGACCTGGAGCGCTGGTGGCGGTATGCCGACCGCTACCTCGTCGACGCCGACGGCCGGTCGTGGCGGCACGAGCTGGACCGGCACAACCGGCCCAGCGCGCGCACCTGGCCCGGACGTCCCGACGCCTACCACGCCTACCAGGCGTCGCTGGTCGCCGACGTCCCCGGGGCGGCCTCGTTCGCCGCCGGGGTGGCGGCGTGGGCGCGGTGA
- a CDS encoding FAD-binding monooxygenase, giving the protein MQFHHHGYVSGDPRVQEAAGTGMDRPADLPDETDVLLVGSGPAGMLLAAQLSQFPQVSTRIIERREGRLPLGQADGIQPRSVETFQAFGFAERITAEAYNIAYMNFWGPDPEHPENIVRTARTEDYAFKISEFPHLIVNQARVLDYFAEAAARGPGRIVPDYGVEFVGLTVHDEGEHPVEVRLRHVAGDREGEERTVRARYVVGCDGARSGVREAIGRRHVGELARHAWGVMDVLVNTDFPDWRTKCAINAEAGNILHIPREGGYLSRMYIDLGESPEDADRSIRRTPVEEIIARANEILHPYSLDVQEVAWHSVYEVGHRVTDKFDDVPEGEEDSRTPRVFLTGDACHTHSAKAGQGMNVSMQDGFNLGWKLGHVLTGLSPASLLTTYSAERQPVAQQLIDFDREWSSLMARKPEDITDPSELATFYLGTAEFPSGFMTQYAASDLVADGEHQGLAEGFPLGKRFKSVEVVRVCDGNAVHLGHHARADGRWRVYAFADAPAAGEPSALAEWAEWACSPASPMSRYTPAGDDADAVFDVKVVYQQPYEDVDITRVPEVFRPRSGSLGLMDWEKVFAAPPSAWTDVDIFEERSLSRDGVVVVVRPDQYVSAILPLTATQELGAYFDANMLAPRR; this is encoded by the coding sequence CTACGTCTCGGGCGATCCGCGCGTGCAGGAGGCCGCTGGCACCGGGATGGACCGCCCCGCGGACCTGCCGGACGAGACCGACGTGCTGCTCGTGGGCTCCGGACCGGCGGGCATGCTGCTGGCGGCGCAGCTCTCGCAGTTCCCTCAGGTATCGACTCGGATCATCGAGCGGCGGGAGGGCCGCCTGCCGCTGGGCCAGGCGGACGGCATCCAGCCGCGCAGCGTGGAGACCTTCCAGGCCTTCGGCTTCGCCGAACGGATCACCGCCGAGGCCTACAACATCGCCTACATGAACTTCTGGGGACCCGACCCCGAGCACCCAGAGAACATCGTCCGCACCGCCCGGACCGAGGACTACGCCTTCAAGATCAGCGAGTTCCCGCACCTCATCGTCAACCAGGCGCGCGTGCTCGACTACTTCGCCGAGGCCGCCGCCCGTGGCCCCGGCCGGATCGTGCCGGACTACGGTGTCGAGTTCGTCGGGCTCACCGTCCACGACGAGGGCGAGCACCCCGTCGAGGTACGGCTCCGCCATGTCGCCGGCGACCGGGAGGGTGAGGAGCGCACGGTCCGGGCGAGGTATGTCGTGGGCTGCGACGGCGCGCGCAGCGGGGTGCGCGAGGCGATCGGCCGCCGGCACGTCGGGGAGTTGGCGCGGCACGCGTGGGGCGTCATGGACGTGCTGGTCAACACCGACTTCCCGGACTGGCGGACCAAGTGCGCGATCAACGCCGAGGCCGGCAACATCCTGCACATCCCGCGCGAGGGTGGCTACCTGTCGCGGATGTACATCGACCTCGGCGAGTCGCCTGAGGACGCCGACCGCAGCATCCGCAGGACCCCGGTCGAGGAGATCATCGCCCGGGCCAACGAGATCCTGCACCCCTACTCCCTCGACGTGCAGGAGGTCGCCTGGCACAGCGTCTACGAGGTCGGCCACCGCGTGACGGACAAGTTCGACGACGTGCCGGAGGGCGAGGAGGACAGCCGGACCCCGCGGGTCTTCCTCACCGGCGACGCCTGCCACACGCACAGCGCCAAGGCTGGCCAGGGCATGAACGTCTCGATGCAGGACGGCTTCAACCTCGGGTGGAAGCTCGGCCACGTGCTCACCGGGCTCAGCCCCGCGTCGCTGCTGACGACCTACTCGGCGGAGCGGCAGCCGGTCGCCCAGCAGCTCATCGACTTCGACCGCGAGTGGTCCTCGCTCATGGCCCGCAAGCCGGAGGACATCACCGACCCCTCCGAGCTCGCGACGTTCTACCTCGGCACCGCCGAGTTCCCCTCCGGCTTCATGACGCAGTACGCCGCCTCCGACCTGGTCGCGGACGGCGAGCACCAGGGCCTTGCCGAGGGCTTCCCGCTGGGCAAGCGCTTCAAATCCGTCGAGGTCGTGCGGGTCTGCGACGGCAACGCCGTCCACCTCGGTCACCACGCGCGGGCCGACGGCCGCTGGCGGGTGTATGCCTTCGCCGACGCCCCGGCTGCGGGTGAGCCCTCGGCGCTCGCCGAGTGGGCGGAGTGGGCCTGCTCCCCCGCGTCACCGATGAGCCGGTACACCCCGGCCGGGGACGACGCCGACGCCGTCTTCGACGTCAAGGTGGTCTACCAGCAGCCCTACGAGGACGTCGACATCACGCGAGTCCCCGAGGTCTTCCGGCCGCGCAGCGGGTCGCTGGGGCTCATGGACTGGGAGAAGGTCTTCGCGGCCCCGCCGAGCGCGTGGACGGACGTCGACATCTTCGAGGAGCGCTCGCTGTCCCGTGACGGGGTCGTCGTCGTGGTCCGCCCCGACCAGTACGTCTCGGCGATCCTCCCGCTGACCGCGACGCAGGAGCTGGGCGCCTACTTCGACGCGAACATGCTGGCGCCCCGTCGCTGA
- a CDS encoding SDR family oxidoreductase has protein sequence MSGGLDGRRVLVTGASGGIGAEIVRHLVAAGADVVAAARTQESLADLVAETGVRTVLFDLASEEQIASALDGLDLWGVVNCGGFGGEIATPTETDIEVFDRAMAVNARGALLVIKHAARTMIRLGAGGSIVNVSSQASLVALPNHVSYGSSKAALDNITRVSALELGPHGIRVNSVHPTVVMTEMSEFYWGREDVGPPFLAQMPLGRWATQAEVAAPVVFLLGEGASMITGAHLPVDGGYTCR, from the coding sequence GTGAGCGGGGGTCTGGACGGTCGGAGGGTCCTCGTCACGGGGGCCTCCGGCGGCATCGGCGCCGAGATCGTGCGCCACCTGGTGGCCGCCGGGGCGGACGTGGTCGCCGCGGCCCGGACGCAGGAGTCGCTCGCCGACCTCGTCGCCGAGACGGGGGTGCGCACCGTGCTCTTCGACCTCGCGTCCGAGGAGCAGATCGCGTCCGCCCTGGACGGCCTGGACCTGTGGGGCGTCGTCAACTGCGGCGGCTTCGGCGGCGAGATCGCGACGCCCACCGAGACCGACATCGAGGTCTTCGACCGGGCGATGGCGGTCAACGCGCGCGGCGCGCTGCTGGTCATCAAGCACGCCGCCCGCACCATGATCCGGCTGGGCGCCGGCGGCTCGATCGTCAACGTGTCCAGCCAGGCCTCGCTCGTGGCGCTGCCCAACCACGTGTCCTACGGCTCGTCCAAGGCCGCGCTGGACAACATCACCCGGGTCAGCGCCCTGGAGCTCGGCCCGCACGGGATCCGGGTCAACAGCGTGCACCCGACGGTCGTCATGACCGAGATGTCCGAGTTCTACTGGGGCCGCGAGGACGTCGGCCCGCCGTTCCTCGCGCAGATGCCGCTCGGGCGCTGGGCCACCCAGGCCGAGGTGGCGGCGCCCGTCGTGTTCCTCCTGGGTGAGGGTGCGTCGATGATCACCGGCGCCCACCTGCCCGTCGACGGGGGGTACACGTGCCGGTGA